A genomic window from Salvia splendens isolate huo1 chromosome 11, SspV2, whole genome shotgun sequence includes:
- the LOC121754003 gene encoding probable sphingolipid transporter spinster homolog 2: MGEKENAQDPNSNPGPNPNPDPIQAPRPQSAALTLETEKDMAGASTSNPSWFTPKRLLAIFCVINLINYVDRGAIASNGVNGSARTCSESGVCTPGSGIQGEFDMTNFEDGVISSAFMVGLLVASPVFASSAKSVNPFRLIGVGLSVWTVAVTFSGFSFNFWSMAVARMLVGVGEASFISLAAPFIDDNAPVTQRTAWLGAFYMCIPTGIAVGYVYGGLISTFGWRWAFWVLALLMLPFAILGFVMKPLQLKGFGQAEANKALAAEDQASDLSTREEVGDESSKSSRYGALTIFGKDMQLLLLNQVYVVNVLGYIAYNFVIGAYSYWGPKAGYNIYHMSNADYMFGGVTAICGVFGSIAGGHVLDRMNSTLPNAFKLLSFATLLGAVFCFAAFCFRSLYVFLALFAIGQLLVFATQAPVNFVCLRCVEPSLRPLSMAMSTVAIHVFGDVPSSPLVGLLQDRINNWRATALTLTSILFVAAGIWVVGIFMPAVDRYDEDVEHPASVVDKSNSTPLLVEKEKKKKTEAS; this comes from the exons ATGGGGGAGAAAGAAAATGCACAGGACCCAAATTCAAACCCGGGACCTAATCCGAACCCGGACCCGATTCAGGCCCCACGGCCACAGTCTGCAGCTCTGACTTTGGAGACGGAGAAAGATATGGCCGGAGCTTCCACCTCTAACCCTTCTTGGTTTACTCCCAAAAG GCTACTAGCTATTTTTTGTGTGATCAACTTGATAAACTACGTTGATCGAGGAGCTATAGCGAGTAACGGTGTCAATGGGAGTGCTAGAACTTGCTCGGAGAGTGGTGTATGCACACCTGGTAGTGGAATTCA GGGTGAATTTGACATGACTAACTTCGAGGATGGAGTTATATCATCTGCTTTCATGGTTGGGCTCCTTGTGGCATCCCCGGTTTTTGCCTCTTCAGCCAAAAG TGTCAATCCATTTAGACTCATTGGAGTTGGCCTGAGTGTGTGGACAGTTGCAGTTACTTTTTCTGGGTTTTCGTTTAATTTTTGGTCCATGGCGGTTGCTCGCAT GCTAGTGGGTGTTGGCGAGGCCTCTTTCATAAGTCTCGCTGCTCCTTTCATAGATGACAATGCCCCAGTCACACAG AGAACAGCATGGCTAGGAGCATTTTATATGTGTATACCAACTGGTATTGCAGTGGGTTACGTTTATGGTGGATTG ATTAGTACTTTCGGTTGGCGATGGGCATTCTGGGTGTTGGCACTACTGATGCTTCCCTTTGCTATATTAGGCTTTGTGATGAAACCTCTGCAGTTGAAAG GTTTCGGTCAAGCTGAAGCTAACAAAGCATTGGCAGCCGAAGATCAAG CTTCTGACCTTTCCACGAGGGAAGAGGTTGGAGACGAAAGTTCAAAGTCTTCAAG GTATGGAGCTCTAACAATATTCGGGAAAGATATGCAACTTCTCTTGCTTAACCAGGTGTACGTGGTTAATGTTCTTG GGTATATTGCGTATAATTTTGTGATCGGCGCCTATTCGTATTGGGGACCTAAGGCAGGATATAATATATACCACATG AGCAATGCAGATTATATGTTTGGTGGAGTAACAGCGATCTGTGGAGTATTCGGTTCAATAGCAGGTGGTCATGTTCTCGATCGTATGAATTCCACATTACCTAATGCTTTCAAG CTTCTGTCGTTTGCTACACTCCTCGGAGCAGTATTCTGCTTTGCTGCGTTTTGTTTCCGTAGCCTGTATGTTTTTCTGGCACTTTTCGCGATTGGACAGCTGCTCGTTTTTGCTACCCAG GCCCCTGTAAATTTTGTTTGTCTGCGTTGTGTCGAGCCTAGTCTTCGACCATTATCAATGGCAATGTCAACTGTAGCAATTCACGTATTTGGTGATGTCCCGTCCTCTCCCCTCGTTGGGCTCCTCCAg GACCGGATCAACAATTGGAGGGCTACCGCCCTTACTTTAACGTCTATTCTGTTCGTGGCTGCTGGAATTTGGGTTGTAG GAATTTTCATGCCTGCTGTGGATAGATACGACGAAGATGTCGAGCACCCAGCTTCGGTCGTGGATAAGTCGAATTCCACCCCGTTGCTtgtggagaaggagaagaagaagaagacggaAGCATCTTAG